The Micromonospora sp. WMMD961 genome has a segment encoding these proteins:
- a CDS encoding HAD-IC family P-type ATPase, which produces MTTTGGRGGTLEDPVDLAVPVGLDAAEAAARLRAAGPNTVTPPPRQHLAVRILHQLTDPLVALLLAAAAVTTLLGDYPDTAVIVLVVLVNTVIGVVQEVRADRAIAALDRLAAPTARVVRDGRELAVPAAGLVPDDLVRVEAGDIVPADLLLIEANRLHLDESALTGESVTVGRTPGEEALAGTVVTTGRATGTVLRTGAVSALGRISALVAGTRPTTTPLQRRLSALGRVLGLVAVALSGLVFAIGVVGGRPVVDMAITAVSLVVAAVPESLPAVVTLALALGARRMAAAHAIPRQLHAVETLGSVTVIASDKTGTLTEGRMAVQQVVTSDGARYGITGTGYAPYGTVHRDGAAVAVPEGLRRLARAGLLCNDAALSPPDDERPDWAAVGDPLEAALVAFAARCGLDPQTTRAAWPRVAEHPFDQAQRRMVTVHRSCDQRYLVVCKGAPESILGAPLVDASTEEIEELTTTARRLAAEGARVLAVAAALVDRMPNLAAPTGLRPVGLVAVGDPLRVGAPEIADSFDTAGVRLLLITGDHPATAAAIGGQLGLWRVGDPVASGDDGQTAHPDTRVFARTQPEQKLDIIAGMQARGEVVAMTGDGVNDAPALRRADIGVAMGSGTEVARQAADLVLVDDELSTVATAIGEGRRIYDNIRRFLRYALAGGVAEIMVMLTGPLFGLAVPLLPAQILWVNLLTHGVPGVALGAEPAEPGTLRRPPRSPQESVLGAGLGRDVLVTGALIAAVVLGAGVFAAHRGLPWQSVVFVVLGLAQLGVALAVRAPRRPQARHGNPGLLVAVAASALLQVGGVLFAPLRELLGTDPLGPSVLLACAAVSVVPGLALRLARRRPSLAASRRTLTGRDE; this is translated from the coding sequence GTGACGACGACCGGAGGACGAGGCGGGACCCTGGAGGACCCCGTCGACCTGGCCGTACCGGTCGGGCTCGACGCGGCCGAGGCCGCCGCCCGGCTGCGGGCCGCCGGCCCCAACACGGTCACCCCACCACCCCGCCAACACCTGGCCGTACGGATCCTGCACCAGCTCACCGACCCGCTGGTGGCACTTCTGCTTGCCGCGGCGGCCGTCACCACGCTGCTCGGCGACTACCCGGACACCGCGGTGATCGTCCTGGTCGTGCTGGTGAACACCGTCATCGGGGTGGTGCAGGAGGTACGCGCCGACCGCGCGATCGCCGCTCTGGACCGGCTCGCCGCGCCCACCGCCCGGGTGGTGCGCGACGGCCGGGAACTGGCGGTGCCCGCCGCCGGCCTCGTCCCCGACGATCTGGTCCGCGTCGAGGCCGGCGACATCGTCCCGGCCGACCTGCTGCTGATCGAGGCGAACCGGCTGCACCTGGACGAGTCCGCGCTGACCGGTGAGTCGGTGACAGTGGGGCGTACCCCCGGCGAGGAGGCGCTGGCCGGGACCGTCGTCACCACCGGACGGGCGACCGGCACCGTACTCCGCACGGGAGCAGTGAGCGCCCTGGGCCGGATCAGCGCGCTGGTGGCCGGCACCCGTCCCACCACCACACCACTGCAGCGCCGGCTCTCCGCCCTGGGCCGGGTGCTCGGGTTGGTCGCGGTGGCCCTGTCCGGGCTCGTGTTCGCCATCGGCGTCGTCGGTGGCCGGCCGGTGGTGGACATGGCGATCACCGCGGTGAGCCTGGTGGTCGCGGCGGTGCCCGAGTCGCTGCCGGCCGTGGTGACGCTGGCCCTCGCGCTCGGCGCCCGCCGGATGGCCGCCGCACACGCCATCCCGCGCCAACTGCACGCGGTCGAGACACTCGGCTCGGTGACGGTGATCGCCTCCGACAAGACCGGCACCCTCACCGAGGGGCGGATGGCGGTGCAGCAGGTGGTCACGTCCGACGGTGCCCGATATGGAATCACCGGCACCGGGTACGCCCCGTACGGCACTGTGCATCGAGACGGCGCGGCGGTGGCCGTACCGGAAGGGCTGCGCCGACTGGCGCGTGCCGGGCTGCTCTGCAACGACGCCGCCCTGTCGCCGCCGGACGACGAGCGACCCGACTGGGCTGCGGTCGGTGACCCGCTGGAAGCGGCGCTGGTCGCCTTCGCGGCCCGGTGCGGCCTCGACCCGCAGACGACCCGGGCCGCCTGGCCCCGGGTCGCCGAGCACCCCTTCGACCAGGCGCAACGCCGGATGGTCACGGTGCACCGCTCCTGCGACCAGCGTTACCTGGTGGTCTGCAAGGGTGCACCCGAGAGCATCCTCGGCGCGCCGCTGGTCGACGCGAGCACCGAGGAGATCGAGGAACTGACCACCACCGCGCGGCGGCTGGCGGCCGAAGGGGCACGGGTGCTCGCCGTCGCGGCCGCCCTGGTGGACCGGATGCCCAATCTCGCCGCACCCACCGGGCTGCGTCCGGTGGGGCTGGTCGCCGTCGGTGACCCGTTGCGCGTCGGCGCCCCGGAGATCGCCGACAGCTTCGACACCGCCGGCGTACGGCTGCTGCTGATCACCGGAGACCACCCGGCCACGGCCGCGGCGATCGGTGGTCAGCTCGGCCTCTGGCGCGTGGGCGACCCCGTCGCCAGCGGCGACGACGGCCAGACGGCGCACCCGGACACCCGGGTCTTCGCCCGGACCCAGCCGGAACAGAAGCTCGACATCATCGCCGGCATGCAGGCCCGAGGCGAGGTGGTGGCGATGACCGGTGACGGGGTGAACGACGCCCCGGCGCTTCGGCGCGCCGACATCGGGGTGGCGATGGGTAGTGGCACCGAGGTCGCCCGGCAGGCCGCTGACCTGGTGCTGGTCGACGACGAGCTGTCCACGGTGGCCACCGCGATCGGCGAGGGCCGCCGGATCTACGACAACATCCGTCGGTTCCTGCGGTACGCCCTCGCCGGTGGGGTGGCGGAGATCATGGTGATGCTGACCGGCCCGCTGTTCGGGTTGGCCGTACCGCTGCTGCCCGCCCAGATCCTCTGGGTCAACCTGCTGACCCACGGGGTGCCCGGCGTGGCGCTCGGTGCCGAGCCGGCCGAACCCGGCACCCTGCGCCGCCCACCACGCTCGCCCCAGGAGTCGGTGCTCGGTGCCGGGCTGGGTCGGGACGTCCTGGTCACCGGCGCGCTGATCGCCGCCGTGGTGCTCGGCGCCGGCGTGTTCGCCGCGCATCGGGGCCTGCCGTGGCAGTCGGTGGTCTTCGTGGTGCTCGGGCTCGCCCAGCTCGGGGTGGCGCTGGCGGTCCGAGCGCCCCGGCGGCCGCAGGCCCGACACGGCAACCCCGGCCTCCTCGTCGCGGTGGCGGCGTCGGCGCTGCTCCAGGTCGGTGGGGTGCTGTTCGCCCCGCTGCGGGAGCTGCTCGGCACCGACCCGCTGGGGCCGAGCGTGCTGCTGGCCTGCGCGGCGGTCAGCGTCGTGCCCGGGCTGGCGCTGCGGTTGGCCCGTCGCCGGCCGTCGCTGGCGGCGTCCCGCCGGACGCTGACGGGGCGTGACGAGTGA
- the pflA gene encoding pyruvate formate-lyase-activating protein — MTTRPMSPPGRRPGRTDAPAVGSVHSWDISVGVDGPGIRFVAFLAGCPLRCRYCHSPDTWYRRSGRTRTVDELMAEIERYRRFISIGGGGVTLSGGEPLLQPRFTGEVLRRCHDLGLHTALDTSGFLGVRADDDLLDATDLVLLDVKSWDPATYRQVTRTGSVSPTLRFGRRLAQRGTPIWIRFVLVPGLTDAVDNVAGVADFAAGLASVQRVDVLPFHRLGAHKYAELGLTFPLADAEPPDPELLARVRGQFAERGLAVY, encoded by the coding sequence GTGACGACACGACCGATGTCGCCGCCCGGGCGTCGGCCCGGGCGGACCGACGCGCCGGCCGTCGGGAGCGTGCACTCGTGGGACATCTCCGTGGGGGTGGACGGGCCGGGGATCCGCTTCGTGGCGTTCCTCGCCGGCTGCCCCCTACGCTGCCGCTACTGCCACAGCCCGGACACCTGGTACCGGCGCAGTGGTCGAACCCGCACCGTCGACGAGCTGATGGCGGAGATCGAACGGTACCGGCGGTTCATCAGCATCGGCGGCGGCGGCGTGACGCTCAGCGGCGGCGAGCCGCTGCTGCAACCCCGGTTCACCGGCGAGGTGCTGCGCCGCTGCCACGACCTCGGTCTGCACACCGCGCTGGACACGTCCGGCTTCCTCGGGGTGCGCGCCGACGACGACCTGCTCGACGCCACCGATCTCGTGTTGCTGGACGTCAAGTCGTGGGATCCCGCGACGTACCGGCAGGTCACCCGGACCGGTTCGGTGAGCCCGACGCTGCGCTTCGGCCGCCGCCTGGCGCAGCGGGGCACGCCGATCTGGATTCGGTTCGTGCTGGTGCCCGGCCTGACCGACGCGGTGGACAACGTGGCGGGCGTCGCCGACTTCGCCGCCGGTCTGGCCTCCGTGCAGCGGGTCGACGTGCTGCCCTTCCACCGGCTCGGCGCGCACAAGTACGCCGAACTGGGGCTCACCTTCCCTCTGGCCGACGCCGAGCCGCCCGATCCCGAGTTGCTGGCCCGGGTCCGCGGGCAGTTCGCCGAACGAGGGCTGGCCGTCTACTGA
- the pflB gene encoding formate C-acetyltransferase: MTALRSSPPSARAGAAAFGTAPRAPWRGFTHGRWQDTIDVADFIRVNHEPYTGDGSFLTGPTCRTLEVWGALAKLFVEERRRGVLDIDTATPSTITAHAPGWIDRDRELIVGLQTDAPLRRAIMPTGGLRMVETALRAYGYQPDPTVHQIFTDYRKTHNDAVFDAYPADVLAARRSHVITGLPDSYGRGRIIGDYRRVALYGVDRLIAERRAVKEALDDRPSTDHVIRDREELAEQIRALDELKQMALSYGHDISGPATTGRQAIQWLYFAYLAATKEQNGAAMSLGRTATFLDVYLRRDLAEGRLTEMAAQELIDDFVIKLRIIRFLRTPEYDQLFSGDPTWVTEALGGMGADGRPLVTRTSFRYLQTLYNLGPAPEPNLTVLWSPRLPAGFKRFCAQVSLDTSAIQYENDELIRPAYDDDTAIACCVSALRVGRDMQFFGARANLAKALLYAINGGRDELTGEQVAPATPPVDGEVLDYDTVLAAYDRTLDWLAETYVDALNVIHHQHDRYAYERLEMALHDHPVRRFMATGIAGLSVAVDSLAAIRYGRVTVLRDASGLAVDYVVEGAPPTYGNNDDRADSIAVWLTEAFAAKLRRQRTYRDAELTMSVLTITSNVVYGKHTGNTPDGRRAGEPFAPGANPMNGRDNHGLVAAALSVAKLPYDAARDGISLTATVSPDGLGRTRQERIDNLAGVLDGYTDAGGFHLNVNVLDRATLVDAMAHPQRYPQLTVRVSGYAVNFVRLTPEQQRDVVSRTFHGSL, translated from the coding sequence ATGACCGCCCTGCGATCGTCACCCCCGAGCGCTCGGGCGGGAGCAGCCGCGTTCGGCACCGCCCCCCGCGCACCCTGGCGGGGGTTCACCCACGGCAGGTGGCAGGACACCATCGACGTCGCCGACTTCATCCGGGTCAACCACGAGCCGTACACCGGCGACGGCAGCTTCCTCACCGGGCCGACCTGCCGCACCCTGGAGGTCTGGGGCGCGTTGGCGAAGCTCTTCGTCGAGGAGCGCCGCCGAGGTGTCCTCGACATCGACACCGCCACCCCGTCGACGATCACCGCGCACGCCCCCGGCTGGATCGACCGGGACCGGGAGCTCATCGTCGGCCTGCAGACCGACGCGCCACTGCGTCGCGCCATCATGCCCACCGGCGGCCTACGGATGGTGGAGACCGCACTGCGGGCGTACGGCTACCAGCCCGACCCGACGGTGCACCAGATCTTCACCGACTACCGCAAGACACACAACGACGCGGTGTTCGACGCGTACCCGGCCGACGTGCTGGCCGCGCGGCGCTCGCACGTCATCACGGGGCTGCCCGACTCGTACGGCCGGGGTCGGATCATCGGCGACTACCGCCGGGTCGCGCTCTACGGCGTGGACCGGCTGATCGCCGAACGACGGGCGGTCAAGGAGGCCCTCGACGATCGGCCGTCGACCGACCACGTGATCCGCGACCGGGAGGAACTGGCCGAGCAGATCCGGGCACTGGACGAGCTGAAGCAGATGGCGTTGAGCTACGGCCACGACATCTCCGGACCGGCCACCACCGGCCGGCAGGCCATCCAGTGGTTGTACTTCGCGTACCTCGCCGCCACCAAGGAACAGAACGGCGCGGCGATGTCGCTCGGGCGCACGGCCACCTTCCTCGACGTCTACCTGCGGCGGGACCTCGCCGAGGGGCGGCTGACCGAGATGGCCGCCCAGGAGCTGATCGACGACTTCGTGATCAAGCTGCGGATCATCCGGTTCCTGCGCACCCCGGAGTACGACCAGCTCTTCTCCGGTGACCCCACCTGGGTCACCGAGGCACTCGGCGGGATGGGCGCGGACGGCCGGCCGCTGGTCACCCGCACCAGCTTCCGCTACCTGCAGACCCTCTACAACCTGGGTCCGGCCCCGGAGCCCAACCTGACCGTGCTCTGGTCGCCGCGGCTGCCCGCCGGCTTCAAACGGTTCTGCGCCCAGGTGTCGCTGGACACCAGCGCCATCCAGTACGAGAACGACGAGCTGATCCGCCCGGCGTACGACGACGACACCGCCATCGCCTGCTGCGTGTCCGCCCTGCGGGTCGGCCGGGACATGCAGTTCTTCGGGGCGCGGGCGAACCTGGCCAAGGCACTGCTCTACGCGATCAACGGCGGCCGGGACGAGCTGACCGGCGAACAGGTCGCTCCGGCCACACCACCGGTGGACGGCGAGGTCCTCGACTACGACACAGTGCTCGCCGCGTACGACCGGACGCTGGACTGGCTCGCCGAGACGTACGTCGACGCCCTGAACGTGATCCACCACCAGCACGACCGGTACGCGTACGAACGGCTGGAGATGGCGTTGCACGACCACCCGGTACGCCGATTCATGGCCACCGGCATCGCCGGCCTGTCGGTGGCGGTGGACAGCCTCGCCGCGATCCGCTATGGCCGGGTGACGGTGCTGCGCGACGCCAGCGGACTCGCGGTCGACTACGTCGTGGAGGGTGCTCCCCCCACCTACGGCAACAACGACGACCGGGCCGACTCCATCGCCGTGTGGCTGACCGAAGCGTTCGCGGCGAAGTTGCGCCGACAGCGCACCTACCGCGACGCCGAGCTGACCATGTCGGTGCTCACCATCACCTCGAACGTGGTGTACGGCAAGCACACCGGAAACACCCCGGATGGCCGGCGCGCGGGCGAGCCCTTCGCCCCCGGGGCGAATCCGATGAACGGACGCGACAACCACGGCCTGGTCGCGGCGGCGCTGTCGGTGGCGAAGCTGCCGTACGACGCCGCCCGCGACGGGATCTCGCTGACCGCAACGGTCAGCCCCGACGGGTTGGGGCGCACCCGCCAGGAGCGCATCGACAACCTGGCCGGGGTGCTCGACGGGTACACCGACGCCGGCGGGTTCCACCTCAACGTCAACGTCCTGGACCGGGCCACCCTCGTCGACGCGATGGCACACCCGCAGCGCTACCCGCAGCTGACCGTGCGGGTCTCCGGGTACGCGGTGAACTTCGTCCGGCTCACGCCCGAGCAGCAACGCGACGTGGTGTCGCGTACCTTCCACGGGTCGCTGTGA
- a CDS encoding zinc-dependent alcohol dehydrogenase: MRAAVVTAFDRPLEMFDLPVPEPGAGEMLVRIEASGLCHTDIHAARGDWPVRPDPPFVPGHEGVGIVERVGPGVTEHSVGDRVALPWLGWACGTCSYCVTGWETLCESQRNTGYSIDGGHAEYAVTAARYAVRVPDGVDPFEAAPLTCAGVTTYKAVKVAAVRPGDRVAIFGIGGLGHLAQQYAQLFGGETVAVDVTAEKLALATALGATHTVNAAQVDPVDAITGLGGADVAVVLAANPTVIEQAHRCLRRGGRLVLVSLPKENTISLPVFETVLKGITVVGSIVGTRADLADVFRLHAAGRTRVAYETRKLDEINTAVEDVLAGRVTARLVLQP, from the coding sequence ATGCGCGCAGCCGTCGTCACCGCGTTCGACCGTCCACTGGAGATGTTCGACCTGCCCGTGCCGGAACCCGGCGCCGGCGAGATGCTGGTCCGGATCGAGGCGAGCGGGCTGTGCCACACCGACATCCACGCCGCTCGCGGCGACTGGCCGGTCCGGCCCGATCCGCCGTTCGTCCCCGGCCACGAGGGCGTCGGCATCGTGGAGCGGGTCGGCCCCGGGGTCACCGAACACTCCGTCGGCGACCGGGTGGCCCTGCCCTGGCTCGGCTGGGCCTGCGGCACCTGCTCCTACTGCGTGACCGGATGGGAGACCCTCTGCGAGTCGCAGCGCAACACCGGCTACAGCATCGACGGCGGGCACGCCGAGTACGCCGTCACCGCCGCGCGCTACGCGGTACGCGTACCCGATGGGGTGGATCCGTTCGAGGCGGCCCCGTTGACCTGCGCCGGGGTCACCACGTACAAGGCCGTGAAGGTGGCCGCAGTACGCCCCGGGGACCGGGTGGCGATCTTCGGGATCGGTGGTCTCGGCCACCTCGCGCAGCAGTACGCGCAGCTCTTCGGCGGCGAGACCGTCGCCGTCGACGTCACCGCCGAAAAGCTCGCGCTGGCCACCGCGCTCGGCGCCACCCACACCGTGAACGCCGCGCAGGTCGACCCGGTCGACGCGATCACCGGCCTCGGTGGAGCCGACGTGGCCGTCGTCCTCGCCGCGAACCCCACGGTTATCGAGCAGGCGCACCGGTGCCTGCGCCGCGGCGGACGGCTCGTGCTGGTGTCCCTGCCCAAGGAGAACACGATCAGCCTGCCGGTCTTCGAGACGGTACTCAAGGGGATCACGGTGGTCGGCTCGATCGTCGGCACCCGCGCCGACCTCGCCGACGTGTTCCGGCTGCACGCTGCCGGCCGGACCCGGGTCGCCTACGAGACCCGCAAGCTCGACGAGATCAACACGGCGGTCGAGGACGTCCTCGCCGGCCGGGTCACCGCCCGTCTGGTTCTCCAGCCATGA
- a CDS encoding helix-turn-helix domain-containing protein, with protein MGTMEERLAALEAQVATLTEHLTATPATPPAPEGAFWALDGLKQRLPADGTGAVLYTGTVRVADQHYDWQYGRTVDDLLAADWTELASTLSALAHPVRLRLLREVLGGRQSTSELAEIEDLGTTGQLHHHLRQITAAGWLRSAGRGRYAIPAERVVPLLAILTAAGR; from the coding sequence ATGGGTACGATGGAGGAGCGGCTTGCCGCGCTGGAGGCGCAGGTCGCCACCCTGACCGAGCATCTGACGGCGACACCGGCGACGCCGCCTGCGCCCGAGGGCGCCTTCTGGGCCCTCGACGGCCTGAAGCAACGACTGCCGGCCGACGGCACGGGCGCGGTCCTCTACACCGGCACCGTCCGCGTCGCCGACCAGCACTACGACTGGCAGTACGGCCGCACCGTCGACGACCTGCTCGCCGCCGACTGGACAGAACTGGCCAGCACCCTCTCCGCGCTGGCCCACCCGGTGCGGCTGCGGCTGCTGCGGGAGGTCCTCGGCGGTCGGCAGAGCACCAGCGAGCTCGCCGAGATCGAGGACCTGGGCACCACCGGTCAACTGCACCACCACCTGCGCCAGATCACCGCCGCCGGTTGGCTGCGCAGCGCCGGCCGGGGTCGGTACGCGATACCGGCCGAACGCGTGGTGCCGCTGCTGGCCATCCTCACCGCCGCCGGCCGTTGA
- a CDS encoding serine hydrolase domain-containing protein: protein MRREIVSTLVVALIAVLVGVALMPRVPRLGSHGTGDPGLISAARAAASDPKGHRGLAVALVENGRVRTAGLGDRDLAGRPVEPGTAFEIGSITKALTGMLLADQAAAGVVHPDDPLGGTWPAITGPARDVTLAELASHRAGLPRVALGSPLAWARMLLSNVSGGNPYAGQSVDTVRGAADRATPGDGRGEVHYSNLGASVLGHALAAKAGVAYPDLLQERLLRPLGMTATVVAAQADGLPAERAHGSRAGGRPLDPWTGAGYAPAGTGAWSTAEDLARLAAATLAGTGPGVDAATARFREDGDTRMGYGWFTTRHGDHEVVWHNGATSGFRSYIGLERATGRAVVVLGNTDRASSRSVCGCSACRRRRPRRPPRSPRSGSVSASRWPSPSSAACHCSAPPAVANWTG from the coding sequence ATGCGCAGGGAAATCGTCAGCACCCTCGTCGTCGCGCTGATCGCCGTCCTCGTCGGGGTCGCGCTGATGCCCCGAGTGCCGCGACTCGGCTCGCACGGCACCGGCGATCCCGGCCTGATCAGCGCCGCCCGAGCCGCTGCGTCCGACCCGAAGGGGCACCGAGGGCTTGCCGTCGCGCTGGTCGAGAACGGCCGGGTCCGCACCGCGGGTCTGGGCGACCGGGACCTCGCCGGTCGGCCCGTCGAGCCCGGCACCGCGTTCGAGATCGGCTCGATCACCAAGGCGCTCACCGGCATGCTCCTCGCCGACCAGGCCGCCGCCGGTGTCGTCCACCCCGACGACCCGCTCGGCGGCACCTGGCCCGCGATCACCGGCCCCGCCCGCGACGTCACCCTCGCCGAGTTGGCCAGCCACCGTGCCGGGCTGCCCCGGGTGGCCCTCGGCTCCCCGCTGGCCTGGGCGCGCATGCTGTTGTCCAACGTCTCCGGCGGAAACCCGTACGCCGGGCAGAGCGTCGACACCGTCCGCGGCGCCGCCGACCGGGCCACCCCTGGCGACGGGCGCGGCGAGGTCCACTACTCCAACCTGGGGGCGTCCGTGCTCGGCCATGCGCTCGCCGCGAAGGCCGGCGTCGCGTACCCCGATCTGCTCCAGGAACGGCTGCTGCGGCCGCTCGGCATGACCGCCACCGTGGTCGCGGCCCAGGCCGACGGCCTGCCGGCCGAGCGCGCCCACGGCAGCCGCGCCGGCGGCCGGCCGCTCGACCCCTGGACGGGTGCCGGCTACGCACCGGCAGGCACCGGCGCCTGGTCCACGGCGGAGGATCTGGCCCGGTTGGCCGCCGCGACCCTCGCGGGCACCGGGCCGGGCGTCGACGCCGCCACCGCCCGGTTCCGCGAGGACGGGGACACCCGCATGGGGTACGGCTGGTTCACCACCCGGCACGGCGATCACGAGGTGGTCTGGCACAACGGGGCGACCAGCGGATTCCGGTCCTACATCGGCCTCGAACGGGCCACCGGCCGGGCGGTGGTGGTGCTCGGCAACACCGACCGGGCGTCGAGCCGATCGGTCTGCGGCTGCTCGGCGTGCCGCAGGAGGAGGCCGAGGCGGCCGCCCCGGTCACCCCGGTCTGGATCGGTATCGGCCTCGCGGTGGCCTTCACCTTCCTCGGCGGCCTGTCACTGCTCGGCACCGCCCGCCGTCGCGAACTGGACCGGGTGA